The sequence below is a genomic window from Lodderomyces elongisporus chromosome 2, complete sequence.
aagagagaaaaataaaaaaaataaaaataaaataaaaataaaaatttacaCCTTCAACGGATAtgttgttttatttttatatatttttatattgaAGGGAATAGCCGTTGGTGCCTTTATACataaattttaatttttcatttcaattCGAATTCCTTTGTTTCCAATTGCCTTTACAAGAAGAGGACTATGGCTTTTTGACTATTGTTGCTATTTACTGTTGCTATCACGTAATATGGAGCCATAGTGAAACTCAATCCTATTGTTCTCCTTCCTCACCCATGTTTTCTCCACCGCTACTACtgccactactactactgccaCTATTACCAAATTAATTATTACTTGCGATTACGAAtctacatatatatattttcaatAAAGAAAGGGAGTGTAGAGGCGAATTAAAGCCAAGAATGTTCATCACTATACATgttcccttttctttctttttttcttttttgatgaaatttTGATCATAAATAAGAGATGGGCAGGTCctgatttttcaaaaagacGATAAGCTGCAATTAATTTAGAAAGAGTACCCAGGGCTTCAGTCATATAAGTATAGAAGTATAtctatacatatatatatatataaagctttatatctatatccttttaaaaaaaaaaccaagcTCTTTTACCCTGAGATCAGCATAGATTGTGAAATTGTTGTCAAAGAAGCAATAGCACCAATAGCAGAACCCCCAgcatcatcaccaccaccaccaccgtTAGGTCACTTCACTTCATATCTTCTACCATGTCCGATTCGTTTGTTAAGGAGGACAAGTTGGAGTTGCACGAAAACTCAGATGTCTCTTCGCTTGACCCCGACTTATTCTTGGAGAAAGAGGTGGAGAATGAAAACTCGCACGATATCAACTACCGTGATTGCTCGTGGCAGAAAACAGCAGGACTTTTGTTTAGTGAATACATCTGTCTTGCCATTATGTCTTTTCCCTGGTCATACTCGGTATTGGGCTTAGGTTTGGGGTTGATTGTTACCGTGATTGTTTCCCTCTTGTGTCTCTATACGGGTTTGGTCATTTGCGACTATTGTGCAGCTTACCCACATTTGACCAATGTATGTGATATTGGCCAACACTTGATGTTTGGCTCGAAATGGGTGTGGTATGCCACCGCGGTTGCCTTTTTGTTGAACAATACTTTGATCCAGGCGTTGCATGTCCTCGTGGGTGCAAAATACTGGAACACAATCAGCGACAATACCACAATCTGCTCCGTTGTGTTTGGTGTAGTGACCGCCatcatttgtttcttgcTTTCCTTGCCAAGAACTTTTAGTCACATGTCCGGCGTTGGCTACTTTTCAGCCGTCACAATGTTCATTGCCGTGCTTTTGGCCATGATATTTGCCGGAATCCAAAGCCATCCATTTGGCTACGACCCATCCACCCCCGTTGTATGGCACGGATGGCCACAAAAGGGTGAGAAATACGTCAACATTATGTCTGCAGTTTTGAACATTGTTTACACATTTGTCGGTCAAATCACCTACCCATCCTTCATCTCCCAAATGAAACGCCCAAGAGAGTTCCGTAAGGCATTGATTGTGGTTACCATTTGCGAGTTGATCACATTTGCCTTGGCAGGATCCATAGTCTATGTCTACGTTGGAAATGCCTACATCACAGCACCAGCATTTGGCTCATTAACTGGCAATTTCAAGAAAATCGCCTTTAGCTTTGCCTTGCCtactattttgtttcttggaTCGTTGTATAGCAATGTCTCATCACAATTCTTGTTTCAACAATTCTTTAAGAAAGATAGCATACACAGAAACAGCCATACACTTACCGGTTGGGGTGTTTGGGTCGGCCTCAATGCCATCTTGTGGGTTATTGCATTCGTCATTGCCGAAGTCATTCCATTCTTTAGTGATTTGCTCAGTTTGATGAGTTCGCTTTTCGACTGTTTCTTTGGATTCATCTTTTGGGCATTGGCATACTTCAAGTTGAGAAAATTGTACTACTTTAAGCAAGAAGGCATCTCCTTGAACCTCTTTTCGTTGTTTAAGAGATCAAACATATGGCAAAAGGCTGAGTATGTGTTGAATGTCGTGATATTTGCTCTTGGATTCTACATCTTGGGACCTGGTTTGTATGCAACTATCCAGAGTATCATTTGGTCATATGAAGCAAGTCTATATGGCTCGCCGTTTAGTTGTGTCAGTAATGCCTTGTAGGGTAATAGTTTAGAATTTTGAATACtttaaaacaatttttttttatcgaAACCagtttgtctttttttctttttgattttttcgtgattcttttcaattttcctCTTTCAACTCGTTTCAACTCGTTATTTAACTTACTCTATATCTTTggtctcttcttttcttttttcaattataGGTTGGTTCATTTTATGTCTTTAtttctctatttctctAATTGTTTATTCATTTGCTCATCTATCTAATCATAAAATGTTGTCCAGTGTGTCCCATACTAAAGTGACTGGTCCGTCATTGACCAATGCCACGTCCATCATTGCGCCAAACTCGCCATCCTTAACGTTATCCTGTCCCAACCCCTTTCTCAACTCCTCCAATAAGGTATCGTAAAGATTCTTGGCCTCTGCACCTTTTGCAGCCTTGTGGAAGTCCGGCTTGGTTCCCTTTTTCAACGTACCATAAAGTGTAAATTGCGACACAGACAAGATCTCACCCTCAATATCGACAATGGATTTGGCCCATGGTTTGCCATACCACTTTGTAGTGGTTCCTGCTGGTAGAGTCATATCCTCAAATACGCGGAGGGCCAATAACTTCTTGCTTAGTTTCAACACATCATCCTTTGTATCCGAAGAAGTGATTCCAACCAAGATCATTAAACCTTTTCCAATTCTATATTAGAAGATGTTAGTACAAGAATGGTATAGTACGATATGCAATAGTATtattcttgaaaaaaaaaaaagatcgGAAAAGGAATActaaagaatagaaaatgTAAGTaatatattaaaaaaatataaaaatcaCACATACGACGAGATCACCTTTTCATCAACT
It includes:
- the DTD1 gene encoding D-tyrosyl-tRNA(Tyr) deacylase (BUSCO:EOG09264ZQC): MRVVIQKVKSASVTVDEKVISSIGKGLMILVGITSSDTKDDVLKLSKKLLALRVFEDMTLPAGTTTKWYGKPWAKSIVDIEGEILSVSQFTLYGTLKKGTKPDFHKAAKGAEAKNLYDTLLEELRKGLGQDNVKDGEFGAMMDVALVNDGPVTLVWDTSDNIL